A genome region from Cydia pomonella isolate Wapato2018A chromosome 21, ilCydPomo1, whole genome shotgun sequence includes the following:
- the LOC133529511 gene encoding transcription factor BTF3 homolog 4, with translation MNTEKLKKLQSQVRIGGKGTPRRKKKVVHATAATDDKKLQSSLKKLSVNTIPGIEEVNMIKDDGTVIHFNNPKAQASLAANTFAITGHGENKQIAEMLPGILSQLGPEGLNQLKRLASSVAAPKPLEEDDEVPNLVGNFDEASKQEAKEVVADDKKEDKKPETETKAADKKTD, from the coding sequence ATGAACACCGAAAAGCTGAAGAAATTGCAATCGCAAGTGCGTATCGGCGGTAAGGGCACACCGAGGCGCAAGAAGAAGGTTGTGCACGCCACAGCCGCAACAGACGACAAGAAACTCCAGTCTTCCCTCAAAAAACTGTCAGTAAACACAATCCCTGGCATCGAGGAAGTTAATATGATCAAAGATGACGGCACTGTGATACATTTCAACAACCCTAAAGCGCAGGCCTCGCTCGCGGCAAATACTTTCGCTATCACCGGTCATGGAGAGAACAAGCAGATTGCGGAGATGCTCCCTGGTATCCTGAGTCAGCTCGGACCTGAAGGCCTCAACCAGCTGAAGAGACTGGCGTCCAGCGTGGCCGCGCCAAAGCCGCTCGAGGAAGATGACGAGGTACCAAACCTCGTTGGTAACTTTGATGAGGCGTCGAAACAGGAAGCCAAGGAGGTCGTCGCCGACGACAAGAAGGAGGACAAGAAACCTGAGACAGAAACCAAAGCCGCCGACAAGAAAACCGACTAA